From Caballeronia insecticola, a single genomic window includes:
- a CDS encoding methyltransferase domain-containing protein — protein sequence MEAAIKTAERRARDPEFVQRYLAGAGLDFAPDASHFRPLSHLFPKVSKVLWWNTSLGGEIYMNGVDDISLDFVHADFCLAAQHDPVQALSRWLDLLKPGGHAIVTVPNEHGDATHKWSFSIGGASSASLPCIDMLEVVKKLGHVAQCERLAVIRDDRANEAADESADESADASAESIIELVLRKRQVRSMSECVKAIFTVKSAEACVAACYTAIETYPYRSDVHLVAVQHLLRWRELSHMDVVVERAVETMPHENQALLSRAYHQISVGRLKAGFTQREQIAKRMRWQRRTKAEPPQDTPAWKGEPLAGKRIVIWSEFGLGDEIFFFRFARILRERAGAASVSVVCQSPLTKLFEASGEADAIIDVKDAGSIPPHDFWVYPHAIPAHLPLDLDALPPSIPYLRAPDVPAPGMEQLDARAVKVGIVFKGDPTHENDASRSLPSLSVLDSLFAIEGAEFYSLQKGAGADEAADYAERLPNFHDIGAHVTTMEQTASAIMALDVVVTVDTSVAHVAGALGTPVWLMLPSYGDWRWHYIREDSPWYPSMRLLRTEWGDDWTKVVARIGAWLGEWSEARRR from the coding sequence GTGGAAGCAGCGATCAAGACAGCGGAGCGCCGCGCGCGCGATCCGGAATTCGTGCAGCGCTATCTGGCCGGCGCGGGCCTCGATTTCGCACCGGATGCGTCACACTTCAGGCCCCTGAGCCATCTGTTCCCCAAGGTCTCGAAGGTGCTGTGGTGGAACACGTCGCTGGGCGGCGAGATTTACATGAACGGCGTCGACGACATATCGCTCGATTTCGTGCACGCGGACTTCTGTCTTGCCGCGCAGCACGATCCCGTGCAGGCGCTGTCGCGATGGCTCGATCTGCTCAAGCCGGGCGGCCATGCGATCGTTACCGTGCCGAACGAACACGGCGACGCAACGCACAAATGGAGCTTCTCGATCGGCGGGGCATCGAGCGCGTCGTTACCTTGCATCGATATGCTCGAAGTCGTGAAGAAGCTGGGGCATGTCGCTCAATGCGAGCGGCTCGCGGTCATTCGCGATGATCGGGCCAATGAGGCGGCGGATGAGTCGGCAGATGAGTCGGCGGACGCATCGGCCGAAAGCATCATCGAACTCGTGTTGCGCAAGCGCCAGGTGCGAAGCATGAGCGAATGCGTGAAGGCGATCTTCACGGTGAAGAGCGCGGAGGCTTGCGTCGCGGCGTGTTACACGGCGATCGAGACTTATCCGTATCGCTCCGACGTCCATCTTGTTGCGGTGCAGCATTTGCTCCGCTGGCGTGAGCTTTCGCACATGGACGTCGTGGTCGAGCGCGCAGTGGAAACCATGCCGCACGAAAACCAGGCGCTCCTGTCGCGCGCGTACCATCAAATTTCGGTTGGGCGGCTGAAAGCAGGCTTCACTCAGCGCGAGCAAATCGCCAAGCGGATGCGCTGGCAGCGCCGCACGAAAGCCGAACCGCCGCAGGACACGCCAGCATGGAAGGGCGAACCGCTCGCCGGCAAGCGCATCGTCATCTGGAGCGAGTTCGGGCTCGGCGACGAGATCTTCTTCTTCCGCTTCGCCCGCATTCTGCGCGAGCGGGCGGGCGCGGCCAGCGTCAGCGTCGTGTGTCAGTCGCCGCTCACGAAGCTCTTCGAAGCATCGGGTGAAGCGGACGCGATCATCGACGTAAAAGACGCCGGCTCGATCCCGCCGCACGACTTCTGGGTCTATCCCCACGCGATCCCCGCGCATCTGCCGCTCGATCTCGACGCGCTGCCGCCATCGATACCGTATCTTCGCGCGCCGGATGTGCCCGCACCCGGCATGGAGCAACTCGATGCGCGCGCCGTGAAAGTGGGCATCGTGTTCAAGGGCGACCCGACGCACGAGAACGATGCCTCGCGCTCGCTTCCGTCGCTTTCCGTGCTCGACTCTTTGTTCGCCATTGAAGGCGCCGAGTTCTACAGCCTGCAAAAAGGCGCGGGCGCGGACGAAGCGGCGGACTATGCGGAACGATTGCCCAACTTCCACGATATCGGCGCACACGTGACGACCATGGAGCAGACCGCCAGCGCGATCATGGCACTGGATGTCGTCGTGACCGTGGATACGTCCGTCGCGCATGTGGCGGGCGCGCTCGGCACGCCGGTCTGGCTGATGCTGCCGTCGTATGGCGACTGGCGCTGGCACTATATCCGCGAGGACAGCCCGTGGTATCCGAGCATGCGTCTTCTGCGGACGGAGTGGGGCGACGACTGGACGAAAGTCGTCGCACGTATCGGCGCGTGGCTCGGCGAATGGTCGGAGGCGCGGCGGCGCTAG
- the fliR gene encoding flagellar biosynthetic protein FliR, producing the protein MFSVTYAQLNGWLTAFLWPFVRILALIATAPVLSHMAIPMRVKIALAAFVSLIVAPTLPAMPQATVFSAAGVWIIVNQFLIGAAIGMTMQIAFAAVDAAGEFIGQQMGLGFAMLYDPRAGGNAVVVSRYLNTLAMLAFLVFDGHLQLLSALVATFQSVPVEANVVAAASHAQGWRILVGYGASVFSTGLLLALPVVAALLIANLALGILNRAAPQIGIFQVGFPVTMLIGLLLLQLMVPNLMPFFQRIFDVGIAQVGRVAGGMF; encoded by the coding sequence ATGTTCTCCGTCACTTACGCGCAACTGAACGGCTGGCTCACGGCGTTTCTGTGGCCGTTCGTGCGCATTCTCGCGCTGATCGCGACCGCGCCCGTGCTGAGCCACATGGCGATCCCGATGCGCGTGAAGATCGCGCTGGCCGCGTTCGTTTCGCTGATCGTCGCGCCGACGCTTCCCGCCATGCCGCAGGCGACGGTGTTCTCGGCGGCAGGCGTGTGGATCATCGTGAATCAGTTTCTGATCGGCGCGGCCATCGGCATGACGATGCAGATCGCATTCGCCGCCGTCGATGCAGCCGGCGAGTTCATCGGCCAGCAAATGGGCCTCGGCTTCGCGATGCTTTACGATCCGCGCGCGGGCGGCAATGCGGTGGTGGTTTCGCGTTATCTCAACACGCTTGCAATGCTCGCGTTCCTCGTCTTCGATGGACACTTGCAGTTGCTGAGCGCGCTTGTCGCTACGTTTCAGAGCGTGCCGGTCGAGGCGAATGTCGTGGCCGCCGCGTCGCATGCGCAAGGGTGGCGCATTCTCGTCGGCTACGGCGCGAGCGTGTTTTCGACGGGCTTGTTGCTGGCGTTGCCCGTCGTGGCCGCGCTTCTGATTGCGAATCTCGCGCTGGGCATTCTCAATCGGGCAGCGCCGCAGATCGGCATTTTTCAGGTCGGCTTTCCGGTGACGATGCTCATCGGTCTGTTGCTGTTGCAACTGATGGTGCCGAACCTGATGCCGTTCTTTCAGCGCATATTCGATGTCGGAATCGCGCAGGTGGGACGCGTCGCGGGCGGGATGTTCTAG
- the fliQ gene encoding flagellar biosynthesis protein FliQ: MTPESVMTMAHQAMYVALLLAAPLLLVALVVGLVVSLFQAATQINESTLSFIPKLIAVAVTLVIAGPWMLATLLDYMRHVFTITPAITG; encoded by the coding sequence ATGACACCCGAATCCGTCATGACGATGGCCCATCAGGCGATGTACGTCGCCTTGCTGCTGGCCGCGCCGCTGTTGCTTGTCGCACTGGTCGTCGGTCTGGTGGTGAGCCTGTTTCAGGCGGCCACGCAGATCAACGAGTCGACGCTGTCGTTCATCCCGAAGCTGATCGCGGTGGCGGTGACGCTCGTGATCGCGGGTCCGTGGATGCTCGCGACGCTGCTCGATTACATGCGCCACGTCTTCACGATCACGCCTGCGATCACTGGCTGA
- the flgL gene encoding flagellar hook-associated protein FlgL, which produces MRISSSQYFNMNVASMSDQQSTLASMYQQISSGKRILTASDDPLGAAQAVQLTLKSGALAQYGTNQTTALSSLQQEDSTLGGVSNVLQSIQTQIVHAGDGSLTDADRTSIANAIQGLRGQLFGLANTTDSSGNYIFSGLKGGTAPFSDDPSGVGTTYSGDLGQRTVQISEGRSIAVGDTGLSIFGSVSPTESDPVSSAGAQNKGTGTISAVSVSDTSNAGNASTYTIKFSVSQTDGSTTYSITSNPADSSLPTNVAYTGKTDVTLGGQKVTLDGAPADGDSFTVQPASSGNNDIFATLDNIVNALKQPTGSPGAQATLTNALTTAGTKINNTFNNVLAAQTVVGGREQEVQSTQSTMQASTTQTASDIANLTSIDLVSSISQYELTQTSLQAAQMAFSQIQKMSLFDYIGN; this is translated from the coding sequence ATGCGCATTTCCAGTTCACAGTACTTCAACATGAACGTCGCTTCGATGAGCGACCAGCAAAGCACGCTTGCGTCGATGTATCAGCAGATCTCGTCGGGCAAGCGCATTCTCACCGCATCCGACGATCCGCTCGGCGCGGCGCAGGCGGTGCAGCTCACGTTGAAGAGCGGCGCGCTCGCGCAATACGGCACGAATCAGACGACCGCGCTTTCGTCGTTGCAGCAGGAAGATTCGACGCTCGGCGGCGTGAGCAACGTGCTGCAAAGCATTCAGACGCAGATCGTGCACGCAGGCGACGGCTCGCTCACCGATGCGGACCGCACGTCGATCGCCAACGCGATTCAGGGTCTGCGCGGCCAGTTGTTCGGCCTCGCGAACACCACCGACAGCAGCGGCAACTACATCTTCTCGGGTCTCAAAGGCGGCACGGCGCCGTTCTCGGACGATCCGTCGGGCGTCGGCACGACGTATTCGGGCGACCTCGGCCAGCGCACAGTGCAGATCAGCGAAGGACGTTCGATCGCGGTGGGCGACACGGGTCTGTCGATCTTCGGCAGCGTCTCGCCAACGGAAAGCGATCCGGTATCGAGCGCGGGCGCCCAGAACAAGGGCACCGGCACGATCAGCGCGGTGAGCGTGAGCGACACGAGCAACGCGGGCAATGCGAGCACGTACACGATCAAGTTCTCCGTATCGCAGACGGATGGCTCGACGACTTATTCGATCACGTCGAACCCGGCGGATTCGTCGCTGCCGACCAACGTCGCGTACACCGGAAAGACCGACGTCACGCTCGGCGGCCAGAAGGTGACGCTCGACGGCGCGCCCGCCGACGGCGACAGCTTCACGGTGCAACCGGCGTCGTCGGGTAACAACGACATCTTCGCGACGCTCGACAACATCGTGAATGCGCTCAAGCAGCCGACGGGTTCGCCCGGTGCGCAAGCGACGCTCACCAATGCCCTGACGACCGCAGGCACAAAGATCAACAACACGTTCAACAACGTGCTGGCGGCGCAGACGGTGGTGGGCGGCCGCGAGCAGGAAGTGCAGTCGACGCAATCGACGATGCAGGCGAGCACGACGCAGACGGCAAGCGATATCGCCAATCTGACGAGCATCGATCTGGTTTCGTCGATCAGCCAGTATGAGTTGACGCAGACATCGCTGCAGGCGGCGCAAATGGCCTTCTCGCAGATCCAGAAGATGTCGCTGTTCGACTATATCGGCAATTGA
- the fliN gene encoding flagellar motor switch protein FliN has product MSDLMQNDAPGAPEKDEELLLDDWASALAEQNGNEAPAAAAGVFQPLSKAAAPSTRNDIDMILDIPVQMTVELGRTKIAIRNLLQLAQGSVVELDGLAGEPMDVLVNGCLIAQGEVVVVNDKFGIRLTDIITPSERIRKLNR; this is encoded by the coding sequence ATGAGTGATCTGATGCAGAACGACGCGCCCGGCGCGCCTGAAAAAGACGAAGAGCTCCTGCTGGACGACTGGGCGAGCGCGCTCGCCGAGCAGAACGGCAACGAAGCGCCGGCTGCGGCCGCGGGCGTGTTCCAGCCGCTGTCGAAGGCCGCGGCGCCGTCCACGCGCAACGACATCGACATGATTCTCGATATCCCCGTGCAGATGACGGTGGAACTCGGGCGCACGAAGATCGCGATCCGCAACCTGCTGCAACTCGCGCAAGGCTCGGTCGTGGAACTCGACGGCCTCGCCGGCGAACCGATGGACGTGCTCGTGAACGGCTGCCTCATCGCGCAGGGCGAAGTGGTCGTCGTCAACGACAAGTTCGGCATTCGCCTGACCGACATCATCACGCCGTCCGAACGCATCCGGAAGCTGAACCGATGA
- the fliL gene encoding flagellar basal body-associated protein FliL, with the protein MATTTANQQPIVPAKSGKLKRILIIAVGAIVLLGAGAGGAYFFLGKNHGPAKPAPEPPPVFFPLDSLTVNLQSDDGSMHYLRSGLTLKLKDEKVQLLVTEHMPEVRSRVLLLLSGKRPEDLASVDGKKQLASELRAAVETAASTAEKPVRVEEVLFTEFVVQ; encoded by the coding sequence ATGGCTACCACGACCGCAAACCAGCAACCCATCGTCCCCGCGAAGAGCGGGAAGCTCAAGCGCATCCTGATCATCGCCGTCGGCGCGATCGTCCTGCTCGGCGCGGGAGCCGGAGGCGCCTACTTCTTCCTCGGCAAGAATCACGGCCCGGCCAAGCCCGCTCCCGAGCCGCCGCCCGTGTTCTTCCCGCTCGACTCGCTCACGGTCAACCTCCAGTCCGACGACGGCTCCATGCACTATCTCCGCTCCGGCCTCACGCTCAAGCTGAAGGACGAAAAGGTTCAGTTGCTCGTCACCGAGCACATGCCCGAAGTCCGCAGCCGCGTGCTGCTTCTGCTCTCCGGCAAGCGCCCCGAAGACCTCGCGAGCGTCGACGGCAAGAAGCAGCTCGCGAGCGAACTGCGCGCGGCGGTCGAGACGGCGGCGAGCACGGCAGAAAAGCCGGTGCGCGTCGAAGAGGTGCTGTTCACCGAATTCGTCGTTCAGTAA
- a CDS encoding flagellar hook-length control protein FliK, which yields MSSVSLLGALSGAASSNKAASQRAASAAVSFGMTLQGITDRANADAQAAQARADSAQASGDKSSVHDAPKPDDSAHAADASNTSDASTAHAADKADPSAKPEASKHAGKSDSADASKPATQSAGASSDAAAAAAQAKARADAADAGDTDPTLAELSDAAVAATASDATGDTKSTGDAHKSGDAQSAQSTQSAQDALQAALAALNNPQPNALPANAAAANGSAATAREGAEGAESGVLSGKGGKRGDGASLIALTNNANVNATVDAKAAQLDAAAQAVATTPADAATAAYKEAADAAAHAVALQAASANSAVSSPQGSMAAATSAAIAPHVGGSGWDDAFSQKVVFLSKSDQTSAELTLNPKDLGPLQVTLQVSENHAHALFVSQHSQVREAVEAAMPKLREAMEANGISLGSASVSDGSAFARQSQQGSGGERSGSRRDGSGGGVGGGGAVAAGVNVAVRRSVGIVDTFA from the coding sequence ATGTCCTCCGTTTCTCTTCTCGGCGCGCTTTCGGGCGCGGCGTCTTCGAACAAGGCGGCGTCGCAGCGTGCGGCGAGCGCGGCTGTGTCTTTCGGCATGACGCTGCAGGGCATCACCGACCGCGCGAACGCCGACGCGCAGGCCGCGCAGGCGCGGGCGGATTCGGCGCAGGCCTCGGGCGACAAATCGAGCGTGCACGACGCGCCGAAGCCCGACGACAGCGCGCATGCAGCGGATGCGTCCAATACGTCCGATGCGTCCACCGCGCACGCTGCCGACAAGGCTGATCCGTCCGCGAAGCCGGAGGCATCGAAGCATGCGGGCAAGAGCGATTCGGCGGATGCATCGAAGCCCGCGACGCAATCGGCGGGGGCTTCGTCGGATGCGGCTGCGGCGGCCGCGCAGGCGAAAGCGCGTGCAGATGCCGCCGACGCCGGCGACACCGACCCGACACTCGCAGAACTGAGCGACGCAGCCGTCGCCGCGACGGCGAGCGACGCGACCGGCGACACGAAATCGACCGGCGACGCGCACAAGAGCGGCGATGCGCAATCGGCGCAATCAACACAATCGGCGCAGGACGCGTTGCAGGCGGCGCTCGCGGCGCTGAACAATCCGCAGCCGAACGCGCTGCCGGCGAACGCGGCGGCGGCCAATGGTTCTGCCGCGACGGCGCGCGAAGGTGCCGAGGGCGCGGAATCGGGCGTGCTGTCCGGCAAGGGCGGAAAGCGTGGAGACGGCGCGAGCCTGATCGCCCTGACGAATAACGCGAACGTGAACGCGACTGTGGACGCGAAGGCGGCGCAACTCGACGCCGCCGCTCAGGCCGTCGCAACGACGCCCGCCGATGCCGCGACCGCCGCATACAAGGAAGCCGCCGACGCGGCAGCGCATGCGGTGGCGCTGCAGGCGGCTTCGGCGAATTCGGCGGTGTCGAGCCCGCAAGGTTCGATGGCGGCGGCGACCAGCGCGGCGATTGCGCCGCACGTCGGCGGTTCCGGCTGGGACGATGCGTTCAGCCAGAAGGTCGTGTTTCTGTCGAAGTCGGATCAGACGAGCGCCGAGCTGACGCTGAATCCGAAGGATCTCGGGCCGTTGCAGGTGACGTTGCAGGTTTCGGAGAATCACGCGCACGCGTTGTTCGTGTCGCAACACTCGCAGGTGCGCGAAGCGGTCGAGGCCGCGATGCCTAAGCTGCGCGAGGCGATGGAGGCGAATGGCATCAGTCTCGGGAGTGCTTCGGTATCGGATGGGTCGGCGTTTGCGCGCCAGTCGCAGCAAGGGAGCGGTGGCGAGCGCTCCGGCTCGCGTCGGGATGGCTCCGGCGGTGGCGTTGGTGGCGGCGGTGCCGTCGCGGCGGGTGTGAATGTGGCCGTGCGGCGCAGCGTCGGGATTGTGGATACGTTTGCCTGA
- the fliO gene encoding flagellar biosynthetic protein FliO — MKRFAALLSAAPLLARAADMNAVNHASQIASSVGAGTAVPSLGFGAVLQTLVGLVVVIGFVFGCAWLARKFGYQGGRRGGLVKVVGGASLGNKERVAVVEVGDTWLVLGAGPGNVRLLHTMPAGSAEVDSVGVAASSPAGNFSARFRDALAGEANKRLQKFAGSGK; from the coding sequence ATGAAACGCTTCGCCGCCTTGTTGTCCGCAGCGCCGCTTCTGGCGCGCGCCGCGGACATGAACGCCGTGAATCACGCGTCGCAGATCGCATCGAGCGTCGGCGCGGGCACCGCGGTGCCGTCGCTCGGCTTCGGCGCGGTGCTGCAAACGCTCGTCGGGCTCGTCGTCGTGATCGGCTTCGTGTTCGGCTGCGCGTGGCTCGCGCGCAAGTTCGGCTATCAGGGCGGCAGGCGCGGCGGTCTCGTGAAGGTCGTGGGCGGCGCATCGCTCGGCAACAAGGAACGCGTCGCGGTCGTCGAAGTCGGCGATACGTGGCTCGTGCTCGGCGCCGGTCCCGGCAACGTGCGTCTTTTGCACACCATGCCCGCCGGTTCGGCTGAAGTCGATAGCGTGGGCGTTGCGGCGTCTTCGCCTGCGGGCAACTTTAGCGCACGCTTTCGCGACGCCCTCGCGGGCGAAGCGAACAAACGTCTTCAGAAGTTCGCCGGTTCGGGCAAATAA
- the fliP gene encoding flagellar type III secretion system pore protein FliP (The bacterial flagellar biogenesis protein FliP forms a type III secretion system (T3SS)-type pore required for flagellar assembly.): MQVSRNIARGVKIALPVIAGLMPYLAFAQSTAGLPAFNTSPGPNGGTTYSLSVQTMLLLTMLSFLPAMVLMMTSFTRIIIVLSLLRQALGTASTPPNQVLVGLALFLSFFVMSPVLDRAYNDAYKPFSEGQIAMDQAMTRGVAPFKQFMLKQTRESDLALFARISKAAPMNGPEDVPLSLLVPSFVTSELKTGFQIGFTIFIPFLIIDMVVASVLMSMGMMMVSPTTIALPFKLMLFVLVDGWQLLIGSLAQSFVS, translated from the coding sequence ATGCAGGTTAGTCGCAACATCGCGCGCGGCGTGAAGATCGCGCTGCCGGTCATCGCCGGATTGATGCCGTATCTCGCGTTCGCGCAAAGCACCGCGGGTCTGCCCGCCTTCAACACCAGCCCCGGCCCGAACGGCGGCACGACGTATTCGCTCAGCGTGCAGACGATGCTGCTGCTGACGATGCTCTCGTTCCTCCCCGCAATGGTCCTGATGATGACGAGCTTCACGCGCATCATCATCGTGCTGTCGCTGCTGCGTCAGGCGCTCGGCACGGCCAGCACGCCGCCGAATCAGGTGCTCGTCGGCCTCGCGCTGTTTCTCTCTTTCTTCGTGATGTCGCCGGTGCTCGACCGCGCCTACAACGACGCGTACAAGCCGTTTTCCGAAGGCCAGATCGCGATGGATCAGGCGATGACGCGCGGCGTCGCGCCCTTCAAGCAGTTCATGCTCAAGCAGACGCGCGAGTCCGATCTCGCGCTGTTCGCGCGCATCTCGAAGGCCGCGCCGATGAACGGTCCGGAAGACGTGCCGCTGTCGCTGCTGGTGCCGTCCTTCGTCACGAGTGAACTCAAGACCGGTTTCCAGATTGGCTTCACGATCTTCATTCCGTTTCTCATCATCGACATGGTGGTGGCGAGCGTGCTGATGTCGATGGGCATGATGATGGTCTCGCCCACGACCATCGCGCTGCCGTTCAAGCTGATGCTGTTCGTGCTCGTCGATGGCTGGCAGTTGCTGATCGGCTCGCTCGCACAAAGTTTCGTTTCCTGA
- the fliM gene encoding flagellar motor switch protein FliM produces the protein MGHEEFMSQEEVDALLKGVTGEIDQVSDETKPAGVRPYNIATQERIVRGRMPGLEIINDRFARLMRVGIFNFMRRSAEISVGPVKVQKYSEFTRNLPIPTNLNLVHVKPLRGTSLFVFDPNLVFFVVDNLFGGDGRFHTRVEGREFTQTEQRIISKLLNLVFEHYSTSWRSVKPLQFEYMRSEMHTQFANVATPNEIVIVTQFTIEFGSTGGTLHICMPYSMIEPIRDVLSSPIQGEALEVDRRWVRVLSQQVQSAEVELTVDLATVRSSFEQILNMRAGDVLPIDVPEHVVAKVDGVPVMECGYGIFNGQYALRVQKMISASDTMKEGGYE, from the coding sequence ATGGGCCACGAAGAGTTCATGTCGCAAGAGGAGGTCGATGCCCTCCTCAAGGGCGTCACCGGCGAAATCGATCAGGTCTCGGACGAGACCAAACCCGCCGGTGTACGTCCCTACAACATCGCGACGCAGGAACGCATCGTCCGCGGCCGGATGCCCGGCCTCGAAATCATCAACGACCGCTTCGCGCGTCTCATGCGCGTGGGCATCTTCAACTTCATGCGGCGTTCGGCGGAAATCTCCGTCGGTCCGGTGAAGGTGCAGAAATACAGCGAGTTCACGCGCAACCTGCCGATCCCGACCAATCTCAACCTGGTCCACGTGAAGCCGTTGCGCGGCACGTCGCTGTTCGTGTTCGACCCGAACCTCGTGTTCTTCGTGGTCGACAATTTGTTCGGCGGCGACGGGCGTTTTCATACGCGCGTCGAAGGCCGCGAATTCACGCAGACCGAGCAGCGCATCATCAGCAAGCTGCTCAATCTGGTGTTCGAGCATTACTCGACGTCCTGGCGCAGCGTGAAGCCGCTCCAGTTCGAATACATGCGCTCGGAGATGCACACGCAGTTCGCCAACGTGGCGACGCCGAACGAGATCGTCATCGTGACGCAGTTCACGATCGAGTTCGGCTCGACGGGCGGCACGCTGCACATCTGCATGCCGTACTCGATGATCGAGCCGATCCGCGATGTGCTTTCCTCGCCGATTCAGGGCGAAGCGCTCGAAGTGGACCGCCGCTGGGTGCGCGTGCTGTCGCAGCAGGTGCAGTCGGCGGAAGTGGAGCTGACGGTGGATCTCGCGACCGTGCGCTCGTCGTTCGAGCAGATTCTCAACATGCGCGCAGGCGACGTGTTGCCGATCGACGTGCCGGAGCATGTCGTCGCGAAAGTGGATGGCGTGCCGGTCATGGAATGCGGCTACGGAATTTTCAATGGTCAATACGCGCTGCGCGTGCAGAAGATGATCAGCGCAAGCGACACGATGAAGGAAGGTGGATATGAGTGA